A single window of Vigna radiata var. radiata cultivar VC1973A chromosome 4, Vradiata_ver6, whole genome shotgun sequence DNA harbors:
- the LOC106758071 gene encoding cytokinin riboside 5'-monophosphate phosphoribohydrolase LOG1: MEKETEMKQSKFKRICVFCGSSPGNKTTYKDAAIELGRELVSRNIDLVYGGGSIGLMGLISQAVYEGGRHVIGVIPKTLMPRELTGETVGEVKAVADMHQRKAEMAKRSDAFIALPGGYGTLEELLEVITWAQLGIHDKPVGLLNVDGYYNTFLSFIDKAVEEGFISPTARHIIVSAPTPKELVKEMEEYFPQHERVVSKVSWEREQLH, encoded by the exons ATGGAGAAAGAAACAGAGATGAAGCAATCCAAGTTCAAGAGGATTTGTGTCTTCTGTGGCAGTAGTCCAGGGAACAAAACTACTTACAAGGACGCTGCTATTGAGCTTGGAAGGGAATTG GTGTCAAGAAACATCGATCTAGTATATGGAGGGGGCAGCATTGGTTTGATGGGGTTGATTTCTCAGGCTGTTTACGAAGGTGGTCGCCATGTAATCGG AGTTATTCCCAAGACACTTATGCCAAGAGAG CTCACTGGAGAAACAGTGGGGGAAGTGAAGGCAGTAGCAGACATGCATCAAAGAAAAGCAGAGATGGCCAAACGTTCTGATGCCTTTATTGCCTTACCTG gTGGTTATGGGACACTTGAGGAACTCCTTGAGGTGATAACATGGGCTCAACTTGGCATCCATGATAAACCG GTGGGATTGCTTAATGTTGATGGATACTACAATACCTTTTTGTCTTTCATTGACAAAGCTGTGGAAGAAGGGTTCATCAGCCCCACTGCACGCCATATAATTGTATCAGCACCAACACCAAAAGAACTTGTCAAAGAGATGGAG GAGTATTTCCCACAACATGAAAGAGTTGTCTCCAAGGTAAGCTGGGAGCGTGAACAACTACATTAG
- the LOC106758934 gene encoding protein CNGC15c produces MAFGNSGSARSEDDMELAKFPASNGDNGFKIKYHIDGTQIPEPSSKMAKKKVTGKFLKARMLSRVFSEDYDRVKRRVLDPRGQIIHRWNKIFLVACLVSLFVDPLFFYLPVVRDEVCIDIGITLEVILTLVRSVGDVFYVIQILLKFRTAFVAPSSRVFGRGELVVGYSKIAVRYLKKSFWLDFIAALPLLQVLIWFIIPTLKGSTMGNTKNVLRFIIVFQYFPRLVLIFPLSSQIVKATGVVTETAWAGAAYNLMLYMLASHILGACWYLLSIERQEACWRSVCDLEKSFCEYGFFDCHRVKDAHRVSWFIASNVTNLCSPNAKDEFYQFGIYADAVTSEVTSSAFFNKYFFCLWWGLRNLSSLGQGLLTSTYVGEIMVAIVIATLGLVLFALLIGNMQTYLQSTTVRLEEWRVKRTDTEQWMHHRQLPPELRESVRKYDQYKWLATRGVDEESLLKGLPVDLQRDIKRHLCLDLVRGVPLFDQMDERMLDAICERLKPALCTEGTFLVREGDPVNEMLFIIRGHLDSYTTNGGRAGFFNSCRIGPGDFCGEELLTWALDPRPSVILPSSTRTVKAISEVEAFALIAEDLKFVASQFRRLHSKQLRHKFRFYSHQWRTWAACFVQAAWRRHKKRKEVAELRARAINNAEPETPTYAKRVARSTRKAVHVSSPTNSGVVSSLPKPAEPDFSVDERY; encoded by the exons ATGGCTTTTGGTAATTCTGGATCTGCAAG GTCTGAAGATGATATGGAGCTAGCTAAATTTCCTGCAAGTAACGGTGACAACGGTTTCAAGATCAAATACCACATTGATGGGACACAAATACCTGAGCCTAGTTCCAAAATGGCTAAGAAAAAGGTGACGGGGAAGTTCTTGAAAGCTAGAATGTTGTCAAGAGTGTTCTCGGAAGACTATGACAGAGTCAAACGAAGAGTATTAGATCCCAGGGGACAAATCATACACCGATGGAACAAGATTTTCTTGGTAGCATGTTTAGTGTCTTTGTTTGTGGACCCTTTGTTCTTTTATCTGCCAGTGGTTCGAGATGAAGTGTGCATTGATATTGGAATAACTCTTGAGGTTATCCTCACTCTGGTTAGATCAGTGGGGGATGTCTTCTACGTGATTCAGATTTTGTTGAAGTTTCGTACGGCTTTTGTTGCTCCCTCTTCAAGGGTTTTTGGGAGAGGAGAACTTGTTGTAGGATATTCTAAGATTGCAGTTAGGTACCTTAAAAAGAGTTTCTGGTTAGACTTTATTGCTGCCCTGCCCCTTCTTCAG GTGTTAATTTGGTTTATTATCCCAACTCTTAAGGGTTCAACCATGGGCAACACAAAAAATGTCCTTCGCTTCATCATCGTTTTCCAATACTTTCCGAGGCTAGTTTTGATTTTCCCACTCTCATCACAAATTGTAAAAGCTACAGGGGTGGTGACAGAAACAGCATGGGCAGGAGCTGCTTACAACCTAATGCTTTATATGTTGGCTAGCCAT ATTTTAGGGGCTTGCTGGTATCTTCTATCAATAGAGCGACAAGAAGCATGTTGGAGAAGTGTATGCGATTTGGAGAAGTCATTTTGTGAATATGGATTCTTTGACTGCCACAGGGTTAAAGATGCCCATAGGGTCTCCTGGTTTATAGCAAGTAATGTCACAAATTTATGCTCACCAAATGCAAAAGATGAATTCTATCAGTTTGGTATATACGCTGATGCCGTGACTTCTGAAGTTACATCCTCAGCATTCTTCAACAAGTACTTCTTCTGCCTGTGGTGGGGTCTAAGGAATTTGAG TTCTCTGGGACAAGGCCTTCTTACCAGCACATACGTTGGAGAGATAATGGTCGCCATTGTTATTGCAACTCTTGGATTGGTTCTCTTTGCGTTACTAATCGGTAACATGCAG ACATATCTCCAATCAACTACTGTTCGCTTAGAAGAATGGAGGGTGAAAAGAACTGATACAGAACAATGGATGCATCACAGACAACTACCTCCAGAGCTAAGAGAATCTGTGCGTAAATACGACCAATACAAATGGCTGGCCACACGAGGAGTAGATGAAGAATCTCTTCTTAAAGGACTCCCAGTGGATCTTCAGAGAGACATCAAACGCCACCTTTGTCTCGATCTAGTTCGAGGG GTGCCATTATTTGATCAAATGGATGAGAGAATGTTGGATGCAATCTGCGAAAGGCTGAAGCCTGCACTGTGCACAGAGGGAACGTTCCTTGTGCGAGAGGGTGATCCTGTGAATGAGATGCTCTTCATAATCAGGGGCCATCTTGATTCCTACACCACCAACGGGGGCAGGGCCGGGTTCTTCAACTCGTGCCGTATTGGGCCGGGGGATTTCTGCGGCGAGGAGCTTCTAACTTGGGCCTTGGACCCAAGGCCCAGTGTGATCCTCCCTTCGTCCACTCGAACAGTGAAAGCCATATCGGAAGTGGAGGCCTTTGCACTGATAGCGGAAGACCTGAAATTCGTGGCGTCACAGTTCAGAAGACTGCACAGCAAACAACTGAGACACAAATTCAGGTTTTACTCACACCAGTGGAGAACCTGGGCTGCGTGTTTCGTTCAAGCCGCGTGGAGAAGGCATAAGAAGAGGAAGGAAGTTGCTGAACTAAGGGCCAGAGCCATTAACAATGCAGAGCCTGAGACACCAACGTATGCCAAAAGGGTCGCTAGGAGTACTAGGAAAGCTGTTCATGTCTCTTCTCCCACAAATTCTGGAGTTGTGTCTTCTTTGCCGAAGCCAGCAGAACCAGATTTCTCTGTGGATGAACGATATTAA
- the LOC106759613 gene encoding receptor-like serine/threonine-protein kinase NCRK isoform X1, which produces MISSISCFRVTVKDWLELMKPQLNVAVALVISLLCIQHSFCDEPSYTGPNKWKCRCSLLQRNQIYSRANCSKSCDCHSDAEESASIWTCLCDSNGFPQVSAGGHNLHCFDACNCTWGSIKMPLGSKKQISSKIVVVILSVCVTCTTIAFLASVVCQVCRRERCSIQSPMISSDKETSYSSTTNLVSHKTSLPVSHITGCFQKSSLLFGSQRQTFYGNIIQFSFAELENATENFSTSNLTGLGGSSYVYRGRLKDGSNVAVKRLKDQRGPEADSEFFTEIELLSRLHHCHLVPLVGYCSELKGKNVQRLLVFEYMTNGNLRDRLDGVFGKKMDWSTRVRIALGAARGLEYLHEAAAPRILHRDVKSTNILLDKNWQAKITDLGMAKSLRADDHPSRSDSPARMQGTFGYFAPEYAIVGRASLESDVFSFGVVLLELISGRQPIHKSAGKEQSLVYWASPRLKDSRRVITELADPQLKGNFPEEELHIMAYLAKECLLLDPDTRPTMTEVVQILSSISPDRSRRRRNIPVRLFQEPEDLENQRQAPPSIFPTCNLLPLGVDHNLNVGNEDKDAHTVSSEDMESLILFSPKGENWHASEEEMVDLTEPRFESFFMTNPNFP; this is translated from the exons ATGATAAGTTCTATTAGTTGTTTCAGAGTCACGGTGAAGGACTG GTTGGAATTGATGAAGCCTCAATTAAATGTTGCTGTGGCTCTAGTTATTAGCTTGCTCTGTATTCAGCATTCATTTTGTG ATGAACCTTCTTATACTGGACCAAACAAGTGGAAATGTAGATGCTCTTTATTACAAAGGAACCAGATATACTCTCGTGCTAATTGTTCCAAATCATGTGATTGTCATTCAG ATGCTGAAGAGAGTGCATCCATATGGACATGCTTATGTGATTCAAATGGGTTTCCTCAAGTGTCGGCAGGTGGCCATAACCTTCACTGTTTTGATGCCTGCAATTGCACATGGG GATCTATCAAGATGCCACTCGGTTCAAAGAAGCAAATTTCGAGCAAGATTGTAGTAGTTATTCTATCAGTATGTGTTACATGCACAACTATTGCATTTCTTGCCTCAGTTGTATGTCAGGTCTGCCGAAGGGAGAGATGTTCTATTCAATCACCAATGATCTCATCAGATAAAGAAACAAGTTACAGTAGCACCACCAACTTAGTCAGTCATAAGACTTCGTTGCCTGTTAGTCATATTACAG GATGCTTTCAGAAGTCCTCTTTGTTGTTTGGTAGCCAAAGACAAACCTTTTATGgaaatattattcaattttcatttgCTGAACTGGAAAATGCCACCGAAAACTTTTCAACTTCCAATCTAACTGGACTAGGTGGAAGCAGTTATGTATACCGTGGTCGGCTGAAAGATGGCAGTAATGTGGCAGTCAAGAGACTGAAAGATCAAAGAGGGCCTGAGGCAGACTCTGAATTTTTTACAGAG ATTGAACTATTGTCTAGACTTCATCATTGTCATCTGGTGCCATTAGTGGGATACTGCTCAgaactaaaaggaaaaaatgttCAAAGGTTGCTAGTGTTTGAATACATGACTAATGGAAATTTGAGGGACCGCTTAGACGgtgtttttggaaagaaaatggACTGGTCAACTCGAGTTAGAATTGCATTAGGAGCAGCAAGGGGCTTGGAGTATCTTCATGAAGCAGCTGCTCCTAGAATTCTGCACAGAGACGTCAAATCAACAAACATTCTGCTGGACAAAAATTGGCAAGCAAAA ATAACTGATCTCGGTATGGCTAAAAGCTTGAGGGCAGATGACCACCCCAGTCGTTCAGATTCTCCAGCAAGAATGCAGGGAACATTTGGTTATTTTGCACCTGAGTATGCAATTGTTGGGAGAGCCTCTCTTGAGTCTGATGTCTTCAGTTTTGGAGTGGTTCTTCTTGAGCTTATCAGTGGTCGGCAACCCATCCACAAATCTGCAGGCAAAGAACAAAGTCTTGTTTATTGG GCAAGTCCTCGCTTAAAGGATAGCAGGCGAGTAATAACCGAGTTGGCTGATCCACAGTTGAAAGGAAACTTCCCAGAAGAAGAGCTGCATATAATGGCATACTTAGCTAAGGAGTGCTTGCTGTTGGATCCTGACACTCGGCCAACTATGACTGAAGTTGTTCAAATTCTTTCCAGTATCTCCCCAGACAGATCTAGAAGGAGAAGAAACATTCCAGTGAGACTTTTTCAG GAACCGGAGGACTTGGAGAATCAAAGGCAAGCTCCACCAAGTATATTTCCAACTTGTAATTTATTGCCGTTAGGTGTTGACCACAATCTTAATGTTGGGAATGAAGATAAAGATGCACATACAGTTTCAAGTGAGGATATGGAGAGTTTGATCCTTTTTAGTCCAAAGGGTGAGAACTGGCATGCATCAGAGGAGGAAATGGTAGATTTAACCGAGCCTCGTTTCGAATCATTTTTCATGACAAACCCCAATTTCCCTTGA
- the LOC106759613 gene encoding receptor-like serine/threonine-protein kinase NCRK isoform X2 produces MKPQLNVAVALVISLLCIQHSFCDEPSYTGPNKWKCRCSLLQRNQIYSRANCSKSCDCHSDAEESASIWTCLCDSNGFPQVSAGGHNLHCFDACNCTWGSIKMPLGSKKQISSKIVVVILSVCVTCTTIAFLASVVCQVCRRERCSIQSPMISSDKETSYSSTTNLVSHKTSLPVSHITGCFQKSSLLFGSQRQTFYGNIIQFSFAELENATENFSTSNLTGLGGSSYVYRGRLKDGSNVAVKRLKDQRGPEADSEFFTEIELLSRLHHCHLVPLVGYCSELKGKNVQRLLVFEYMTNGNLRDRLDGVFGKKMDWSTRVRIALGAARGLEYLHEAAAPRILHRDVKSTNILLDKNWQAKITDLGMAKSLRADDHPSRSDSPARMQGTFGYFAPEYAIVGRASLESDVFSFGVVLLELISGRQPIHKSAGKEQSLVYWASPRLKDSRRVITELADPQLKGNFPEEELHIMAYLAKECLLLDPDTRPTMTEVVQILSSISPDRSRRRRNIPVRLFQEPEDLENQRQAPPSIFPTCNLLPLGVDHNLNVGNEDKDAHTVSSEDMESLILFSPKGENWHASEEEMVDLTEPRFESFFMTNPNFP; encoded by the exons ATGAAGCCTCAATTAAATGTTGCTGTGGCTCTAGTTATTAGCTTGCTCTGTATTCAGCATTCATTTTGTG ATGAACCTTCTTATACTGGACCAAACAAGTGGAAATGTAGATGCTCTTTATTACAAAGGAACCAGATATACTCTCGTGCTAATTGTTCCAAATCATGTGATTGTCATTCAG ATGCTGAAGAGAGTGCATCCATATGGACATGCTTATGTGATTCAAATGGGTTTCCTCAAGTGTCGGCAGGTGGCCATAACCTTCACTGTTTTGATGCCTGCAATTGCACATGGG GATCTATCAAGATGCCACTCGGTTCAAAGAAGCAAATTTCGAGCAAGATTGTAGTAGTTATTCTATCAGTATGTGTTACATGCACAACTATTGCATTTCTTGCCTCAGTTGTATGTCAGGTCTGCCGAAGGGAGAGATGTTCTATTCAATCACCAATGATCTCATCAGATAAAGAAACAAGTTACAGTAGCACCACCAACTTAGTCAGTCATAAGACTTCGTTGCCTGTTAGTCATATTACAG GATGCTTTCAGAAGTCCTCTTTGTTGTTTGGTAGCCAAAGACAAACCTTTTATGgaaatattattcaattttcatttgCTGAACTGGAAAATGCCACCGAAAACTTTTCAACTTCCAATCTAACTGGACTAGGTGGAAGCAGTTATGTATACCGTGGTCGGCTGAAAGATGGCAGTAATGTGGCAGTCAAGAGACTGAAAGATCAAAGAGGGCCTGAGGCAGACTCTGAATTTTTTACAGAG ATTGAACTATTGTCTAGACTTCATCATTGTCATCTGGTGCCATTAGTGGGATACTGCTCAgaactaaaaggaaaaaatgttCAAAGGTTGCTAGTGTTTGAATACATGACTAATGGAAATTTGAGGGACCGCTTAGACGgtgtttttggaaagaaaatggACTGGTCAACTCGAGTTAGAATTGCATTAGGAGCAGCAAGGGGCTTGGAGTATCTTCATGAAGCAGCTGCTCCTAGAATTCTGCACAGAGACGTCAAATCAACAAACATTCTGCTGGACAAAAATTGGCAAGCAAAA ATAACTGATCTCGGTATGGCTAAAAGCTTGAGGGCAGATGACCACCCCAGTCGTTCAGATTCTCCAGCAAGAATGCAGGGAACATTTGGTTATTTTGCACCTGAGTATGCAATTGTTGGGAGAGCCTCTCTTGAGTCTGATGTCTTCAGTTTTGGAGTGGTTCTTCTTGAGCTTATCAGTGGTCGGCAACCCATCCACAAATCTGCAGGCAAAGAACAAAGTCTTGTTTATTGG GCAAGTCCTCGCTTAAAGGATAGCAGGCGAGTAATAACCGAGTTGGCTGATCCACAGTTGAAAGGAAACTTCCCAGAAGAAGAGCTGCATATAATGGCATACTTAGCTAAGGAGTGCTTGCTGTTGGATCCTGACACTCGGCCAACTATGACTGAAGTTGTTCAAATTCTTTCCAGTATCTCCCCAGACAGATCTAGAAGGAGAAGAAACATTCCAGTGAGACTTTTTCAG GAACCGGAGGACTTGGAGAATCAAAGGCAAGCTCCACCAAGTATATTTCCAACTTGTAATTTATTGCCGTTAGGTGTTGACCACAATCTTAATGTTGGGAATGAAGATAAAGATGCACATACAGTTTCAAGTGAGGATATGGAGAGTTTGATCCTTTTTAGTCCAAAGGGTGAGAACTGGCATGCATCAGAGGAGGAAATGGTAGATTTAACCGAGCCTCGTTTCGAATCATTTTTCATGACAAACCCCAATTTCCCTTGA
- the LOC106759613 gene encoding receptor-like serine/threonine-protein kinase NCRK isoform X3, which yields MPLGSKKQISSKIVVVILSVCVTCTTIAFLASVVCQVCRRERCSIQSPMISSDKETSYSSTTNLVSHKTSLPVSHITGCFQKSSLLFGSQRQTFYGNIIQFSFAELENATENFSTSNLTGLGGSSYVYRGRLKDGSNVAVKRLKDQRGPEADSEFFTEIELLSRLHHCHLVPLVGYCSELKGKNVQRLLVFEYMTNGNLRDRLDGVFGKKMDWSTRVRIALGAARGLEYLHEAAAPRILHRDVKSTNILLDKNWQAKITDLGMAKSLRADDHPSRSDSPARMQGTFGYFAPEYAIVGRASLESDVFSFGVVLLELISGRQPIHKSAGKEQSLVYWASPRLKDSRRVITELADPQLKGNFPEEELHIMAYLAKECLLLDPDTRPTMTEVVQILSSISPDRSRRRRNIPVRLFQEPEDLENQRQAPPSIFPTCNLLPLGVDHNLNVGNEDKDAHTVSSEDMESLILFSPKGENWHASEEEMVDLTEPRFESFFMTNPNFP from the exons ATGCCACTCGGTTCAAAGAAGCAAATTTCGAGCAAGATTGTAGTAGTTATTCTATCAGTATGTGTTACATGCACAACTATTGCATTTCTTGCCTCAGTTGTATGTCAGGTCTGCCGAAGGGAGAGATGTTCTATTCAATCACCAATGATCTCATCAGATAAAGAAACAAGTTACAGTAGCACCACCAACTTAGTCAGTCATAAGACTTCGTTGCCTGTTAGTCATATTACAG GATGCTTTCAGAAGTCCTCTTTGTTGTTTGGTAGCCAAAGACAAACCTTTTATGgaaatattattcaattttcatttgCTGAACTGGAAAATGCCACCGAAAACTTTTCAACTTCCAATCTAACTGGACTAGGTGGAAGCAGTTATGTATACCGTGGTCGGCTGAAAGATGGCAGTAATGTGGCAGTCAAGAGACTGAAAGATCAAAGAGGGCCTGAGGCAGACTCTGAATTTTTTACAGAG ATTGAACTATTGTCTAGACTTCATCATTGTCATCTGGTGCCATTAGTGGGATACTGCTCAgaactaaaaggaaaaaatgttCAAAGGTTGCTAGTGTTTGAATACATGACTAATGGAAATTTGAGGGACCGCTTAGACGgtgtttttggaaagaaaatggACTGGTCAACTCGAGTTAGAATTGCATTAGGAGCAGCAAGGGGCTTGGAGTATCTTCATGAAGCAGCTGCTCCTAGAATTCTGCACAGAGACGTCAAATCAACAAACATTCTGCTGGACAAAAATTGGCAAGCAAAA ATAACTGATCTCGGTATGGCTAAAAGCTTGAGGGCAGATGACCACCCCAGTCGTTCAGATTCTCCAGCAAGAATGCAGGGAACATTTGGTTATTTTGCACCTGAGTATGCAATTGTTGGGAGAGCCTCTCTTGAGTCTGATGTCTTCAGTTTTGGAGTGGTTCTTCTTGAGCTTATCAGTGGTCGGCAACCCATCCACAAATCTGCAGGCAAAGAACAAAGTCTTGTTTATTGG GCAAGTCCTCGCTTAAAGGATAGCAGGCGAGTAATAACCGAGTTGGCTGATCCACAGTTGAAAGGAAACTTCCCAGAAGAAGAGCTGCATATAATGGCATACTTAGCTAAGGAGTGCTTGCTGTTGGATCCTGACACTCGGCCAACTATGACTGAAGTTGTTCAAATTCTTTCCAGTATCTCCCCAGACAGATCTAGAAGGAGAAGAAACATTCCAGTGAGACTTTTTCAG GAACCGGAGGACTTGGAGAATCAAAGGCAAGCTCCACCAAGTATATTTCCAACTTGTAATTTATTGCCGTTAGGTGTTGACCACAATCTTAATGTTGGGAATGAAGATAAAGATGCACATACAGTTTCAAGTGAGGATATGGAGAGTTTGATCCTTTTTAGTCCAAAGGGTGAGAACTGGCATGCATCAGAGGAGGAAATGGTAGATTTAACCGAGCCTCGTTTCGAATCATTTTTCATGACAAACCCCAATTTCCCTTGA